A window of the Vigna angularis cultivar LongXiaoDou No.4 chromosome 3, ASM1680809v1, whole genome shotgun sequence genome harbors these coding sequences:
- the LOC108321985 gene encoding probable purple acid phosphatase 20: MRISWITDSPTSPKVSYGPSPSANALSVTGTTSSYRYLFYKSGEIHDVVIGPLNPNTVYYYRLGDPPSSLTYNFKTPPSQLPIKFAVVGDLGQTDWTTSTLQHVAKSNYDM, translated from the exons ATGAGGATATCGTGGATCACAGACAGCCCAACTTCACCAAAGGTTTCCTACGGTCCATCTCCTTCAGCAAATGCATTATCTGTCACAGGGACTACCTCATCCTACCGTTATCTCTTTTACAAGTCCGGTGAAATTCATGACGTTGTAATTGGTCCCCTCAACCCCAACACTGTCTACTACTACCGTTTGGGTGATCCACCCTCTTCCCTAACATACAACTTCAAGACTCCACCTTCTCAACTTCCCATCAAGTTTGCAGTAGTTG GAGATCTTGGACAAACGGATTGGACGACTTCGACCTTGCAGCATGTAGCTAAATCAAACTACGACATGTAG
- the LOC108319502 gene encoding uncharacterized protein LOC108319502, whose amino-acid sequence MEDAICSENLGYENFKDLWYCLGGGLVLENRLEQLIDDRGAMHMANLARLNVEVHLYVVHVVSDPEVIHMLEDITNDEGEVEEVNVCEEDGDGVEVNGVVDGDLQEVNVCEEDGDGVEVNGVVDGDLQEVNVCEEDGDGVEVNGVVDGDLEEVEGHGHVQELHEVEEEQELNVCEGVVEDEVYLCSWSTSTEEGDVHGNNECLEGLVDVSVECDIDGDVDGNVEVEVEVESLYDSDDDRDNVSVECHDHDDRGLSDFEWKSEEFLSATDSDEEVNDSEGYGRFGIFCMPKSMVDFTWEVETFFAEKQDILDALKGYALENGRNIKFVKNDKRRLRMKCFGAKGECPWTIYFGYMEAVKSRQLRTKKDIHTCSREFNLKLVDAKWLSKKLVKTVKENPKMKGVDIREKVQRKWNIGISRCMAYRAKAIASNQIDGSFNEQYKRIHDYAHELLERNSGSTVKVHVENNEGELIFNRFYCCLKACKDSFVCCRSIIGLDGAFLKGKYGGELLTAVGRDGNDQMLPIAYAGLLPAIQQLLPGVDQRFCVRHLYSNFRKKFPGKNLKQLMWRAATATHPQNWEREMRNIKDINENAFKHLIVIPPRYWSRSRFSPTPKCDTLVNNMSEAFNSVLVHTRTKPIITMLEEIRVYIMQRWAKNRSKIQSFLGPICPKIQARFTNESQATKNWIPSWSAHKLFEVRHVSQSGEKIVVNIDEFSCSCRRWSITGIPCCHSLAAMKFLNIDGQQFIPACFLKSTYEETHASIVYPINGNNMWDLTPYPDVMPPRKKVMPGRPKRKRRLEQWEIRKDDSRVSKGGLRKRCGLCREVGHNRSRCPKATQEPIMPSSQLFEVCMNDQEAQL is encoded by the exons ATGGAGGACGCTATT TGTAGTGAAAATTTAGGATATgagaattttaaagatttatggTACTGTTTAGGAGGGGGTTTAGTGTTGGAAAATAGGTTGGAACAATTGATTGATGACAGAGGTGCCATGCATATGGCTAACTTAGCTAGGCTTAATGTTGAAGTTCATTTATACGTTGTCCATGTAGTTTCTGATCCCGAAGTCATTCATATGCTTGAAGACATTACTAATGATGAAGGAGAAGTCGAAG aggtgaatgtttgtgaagaagatggtgacggTGTTGAAGTAAATGGTGTAGTTGATGGTGACTTACAAGAGGTGAATGtttgtgaagaagatggtgacggTGTTGAAGTAAATGGTGTAGTTGATGGTGACTTACAAGAGGTGAATGtttgtgaagaagatggtgacggTGTTGAAGTAAATGGTGTAGTTGatggtgacttagaagag GTTGAAGGTCATGGTCACGTACAAGAGTTGCATGAGGTTGAAGAAGAGCAAGAGTTGAATGTGTGTGAAGGAGTTGTGGAGGATGAAGTTTATCTTTGTAGTTGGAGTACATCTACTGAAGAAGGTGATGTACATGGAAATAATGAGTGCTTAGAGGGCCTAGTAGATGTGAGTGTTGAATGTGATATAGATGGTGATGTAGATGGTAATGTcgaagtagaagtagaagtagAAAGTCTTTATGACAGTGATGATGACCGTGATAATGTCAGTGTTGAATGTCATGATCATGACGATAGAGGATTGTCAGATTTTGAGTGGAAATCTGAGGAATTTCTTAGTGCAACAGATAGTGATGAAGAGGTTAATGACAGTGAAGGTTATGGGaggtttggtattttttgtATGCCAAAAAGTATGGTAGACTTTACATGGGAAGTTGAGACTTTTTTTGCAGAAAAGCAAGATATTTTAGATGCTCTAAAAGGGTATGCCTTGGAAAATGGGAGgaatataaagtttgtaaaaaatgacaaaagaagatTGAGGATGAAGTGCTTTGGTGCAAAAGGAGAATGCCCATGGACCATATACTTTGGTTATATGGAGGCTGTAAAATCACGGCAGCTGAGAACTAAAAAAGACATTCATACATGCAGTAGAGAGTTCAACCTGAAGTTAGTTGACGCCAAGTGGTTGAGCAAAAAGTTGGTGAAAACAGTTAAGGAAAATCCTAAGATGAAGGGTGTTGATATTCGTGAAAAAGTTCAAAGGAAGTGGAACATAGGTATATCAAGGTGTATGGCTTATAGAGCCAAAGCTATTGCTTCTAATCAAATTGATGGGTCCTTTAATGAACAATATAAGAGGATACATGATTATGCGCATGAGTTGTTGGAAAGAAATTCAGGATCTACAGTTAAGGTCCATGTTGAGAATAATGAGGGTGAGTTAATTTTCAACAGATTTTACTGTTGTCTGAAGGCATGCAAAGACAGTTTTGTCTGCTGTAGGTCAATAATTGGATTAGATGGAGCCTTTTTGAAAGGGAAGTATGGTGGTGAGCTCTTGACGGCTGTTGGGAGGGATGGAAATGATCAAATGTTGCCCATTGCATATGCG GGTCTACTACCAGCCATACAACAGTTACTCCCAGGTGTTGACCAGAGATTTTGTGTCAGACACTTATATTCAAACTTTAGGAAAAAGTTTCCTGGTAAAAATCTGAAACAGCTGATGTGGAGGGCAGCTACTGCCACTCATCCACAAAACTGGGAAAGGGAGATGAGAAACATTAAAGATATAAATGAAAACGCATTCAAGCATTTGATTGTCATCCCTCCAAG ATATTGGTCAAGGTCCAGATTCAGTCCAACACCAAAATGTGACACATTGGTCAACAATATGAGTGAGGCTTTCAACAGTGTCTTGGTTCACACCAGGACTAAACCAATCATAACAATGCTGGAAGAAATTAGGGTATACATAATGCAAAGATGGGCAAAAAACAGGTCTAAGATACAATCATTTTTAGGACCAATTTGTCCAAAGATCCAGGCCAGATTTACAAACGAATCCCAAGCAACCAAGAACTGGATACCTAG cTGGTCAGCACACAAACTCTTTGAAGTAAGACACGTCTCCCAAAGTGGAGAAAAAATTGTTGTAAACATAGACGAGTTCTCATGCTCGTGCAGGAGATGGAGCATCACAGGAATTCCATGTTGTCACTCCCTAGCCGCAATGAAGTTTCTTAATATTGATGGCCAGCAGTTCATTCCGGCTTGCTTTCTAAAGTCCACCTATGAAGAAACTCATGCATCAATCGTATATCCCATCAACGGAAACAACATGTGGGACCTAACACCATATCCGGATGTCATGCCTCCTAGGAAAAAGGTTATGCCTGGAAGacctaaaaggaaaagaagactgGAGCAGTGGGAGATCAGAAAGGATGATTCACGAGTGAGCAAGGGTGGTTTGCGGAAGAGATGCGGGCTATGTAGGGAGGTTGGGCACAACAGGAGTCGTTGCCCTAAAGCAACCCAAGAACCAATCATGCCATCATCACAGTTATTTGAAGTGTGTATGAATGACCAGGAAGCTCAACTATAG
- the LOC108321970 gene encoding histone H2B.10: MAKGEKKSAEKKPAEKAPAEKTKAEKKIPKDATSGDKKKKRKAKSVETYKIYIFKVLKQVHPDIGVSSKAMGIMNSFINDIFEKLAQESSRLARYNKKPTITSREIQTAVRLVLPGELAKHAVSEGTKAVTKFTREKCCGEKKPAEKKPAEKAPAEKTKAEKKIPKDATSGDKKKKKKAKSVETYKIYIFKVLKQVHPDIGISSKAMGIMNSFINDIFEKLAQESSRLARYNKKPTITSREIQTAVRLVLPGELAKHAVSEGTKAVTKFTSS; encoded by the exons ATGGCCAAGGGTGAGAAGAAATCCGCAGAGAAAAAGCCTGCAGAGAAGGCTCCAGCAGAGAAAACGAAGGCTGAGAAGAAGATTCCAAAAGATGCTACCTCTGgagacaagaagaagaagaggaaggccAAGAGCGTGGAAACCTACAAGATCTATATCTTCAAGGTCCTCAAGCAGGTTCACCCTGACATTGGGGTCTCCAGCAAGGCAATGGGGATCATGAACAGCTTCATCAATGATATCTTTGAGAAGCTTGCTCAAGAATCATCCAGACTGGCCCGTTACAACAAGAAGCCCACCATCACTTCCCGTGAGATCCAGACCGCTGTTCGTCTTGTCCTTCCTGGTGAGCTTGCCAAGCATGCCGTCTCCGAAGGCACCAAGGCTGTTACAAAATTCACCA GAGAAAAATGTTGt GGTGAGAAGAAACCGGCTGAGAAAAAGCCTGCAGAGAAGGCTCCGGCCGAGAAAACGAAAGCAGAGAAGAAGATCCCGAAGGATGCCACCTCCGGtgacaagaagaagaagaagaaggccAAGAGCGTGGAAACCTACAAGATCTATATCTTTAAGGTCCTCAAGCAGGTCCACCCTGACATTGGGATCTCCAGCAAGGCAATGGGGATCATGAACAGCTTCATCAATGATATCTTTGAGAAGCTTGCCCAAGAATCATCCAGACTGGCCCGTTACAACAAGAAGCCCACCATCACATCCCGTGAGATCCAGACCGCGGTTCGTCTTGTCCTCCCTGGTGAGCTTGCCAAGCACGCCGTCTCCGAAGGCACCAAGGCAGTCACCAAATTTACCAGTTCTTGA